A section of the Acanthochromis polyacanthus isolate Apoly-LR-REF ecotype Palm Island chromosome 1, KAUST_Apoly_ChrSc, whole genome shotgun sequence genome encodes:
- the LOC127534530 gene encoding UDP-3-O-acylglucosamine N-acyltransferase-like isoform X29, translated as MFFLLTIKLQNVQVVLFCGLDGILIFELMGRDKGEAGREVDAGAEVAAGAEVAVGAEVAAGAEVAVGAVVAVGAEVAAGAEVAAGAVVAVGAEVAAGAEVAVGAEVAVGAEVAVGAEVAAGAEVAAGAEVAAGAEVAAGAEVAVGAEVAVGAEVAAGAEVAAGAEVAAGAEVAAGAEVAVGAEVAAGAEVAAGAEVAVGAEVAVGAEVAAGAEVAAGAEVAVGAEVAVGAEVAAGAEVAVGAEVAVGAEVAVGAEVAAGAEVAAGAEVAVGAEVAAGAEVAVGAEVAAGAEVAVGAVVAVGAEVAAGAEVAVGAEVAAGAEVAAGAEVAAGAEVAAGAEVAVGAVVAVGAEVAAGAEVAAGAEVAAGAEVAAGAEVAAGAEVAAGAEVAVGAEVAVGAEVAAGAEVAAGAEVAVGAEVAVGAEVAVGAEVAAGAEVAAGAEVAVGAEVAAGAEVAAGAEVAVGAEVAVGAEVAVGAEVTAEANIFHLKNGRSEITFI; from the exons atgttctttttgctaACAATTAAATTGCAAAATGTGCAAGTTGTTTTATTCTGTGGCCTTGACGGTATTTTAATATTTGAGCTAATGGGGAGAGACAAAGGGGAAGCTGGTAGAGAGGTGGACGCAGGAGCAGAGGTGGCAGCAGGAGCAGAGGTTGCAGTAGGAGCAGAGGttgcagcaggagcagaggtGGCAGTAGGAGCAGTGGTTGCAGTAGGAGCAGAGGttgcagcaggagcagaggtTGCAGCAGGAGCAGTGGTTGCAGTAGGAGCAGAGGttgcagcaggagcagag GTTGCAGTAGGAGCAGAG GTTGCAGTAGGAGCAGAGGTTGCAGTAGGAGCAGAGGTGGCAGCAGGAGCAGAGGttgcagcaggagcagaggttgcagcaggagcagaggtGGCAGCAGGAGCAGAGGTTGCAGTAGGTGCAGAGGTTGCAGTAGGAGCAGAGGTGGCAGCAGGAGCAGAGGTGGCAGCAGGAGCAGAGGttgcagcaggagcagaggttgcagcaggagcagaggtTGCAGTAGGAGCAGAGGttgcagcaggagcagaggtGGCAGCAGGAGCAGAGGTTGCAGTAGGTGCAGAGGTTGCAGTAGGAGCAGAGGTGGCAGCAGGAGCAGAGGTGGCAGCAGGAGCAGAGGTTGCAGTAGGTGCAGAGGTTGCAGTAGGAGCAGAGGTGGCAGCAGGAGCAGAG GTTGCAGTAGGAGCAGAGGTGGCAGTAGGAGCAGAGGTGGCAGTAGGAGCAGAGGttgcagcaggagcagaggtGGCAGCAGGAGCAGAGGTGGCAGTAGGAGCAGAGGttgcagcaggagcagaggtTGCAGTAGGAGCAGAGGttgcagcaggagcagaggtTGCAGTAGGAGCAGTGGTTGCAGTAGGAGCAGAGGttgcagcaggagcagaggtGGCAGTAGGAGCAGAGGTGGCAGCAGGAGCAGAGGttgcagcaggagcagaggttgcagcaggagcagaggttgcagcaggagcagaggtTGCAGTAGGAGCAGTGGTTGCAGTAGGAGCAGAGGttgcagcaggagcagaggttgcagcaggagcagaggtggcagcaggagcagaggttgcagcaggagcagaggtggcagcaggagcagaggttgcagcaggagcagaggtTGCAGTAGGAGCAGAGGTGGCAGTAGGAGCAGAGGTGGCAGCAGGAGCAGAGGttgcagcaggagcagaggtTGCAGTAGGAGCAGAGGTGGCAGTAGGAGCAGAGGTTGCAGTAGGAGCAGAGGttgcagcaggagcagaggtGGCAGCAGGAGCAGAGGTTGCAGTAGGAGCAGAGGttgcagcaggagcagaggttgcagcaggagcagag gtTGCAGTAGGAGCAGAGGTTGCAGTAGGAGCAGAGGTTGCAGTAGGAGCAGAAGTCACTGCTGAGGCAAACATATTTCATCTTAAAAATGGAAGAagtgaaattacatttatttag
- the LOC127534530 gene encoding UDP-3-O-acylglucosamine N-acyltransferase-like isoform X1, producing the protein MFFLLTIKLQNVQVVLFCGLDGILIFELMGRDKGEAGREVDAGAEVAAGAEVAVGAEVAAGAEVAVGAVVAVGAEVAAGAEVAAGAVVAVGAEVAVGAEVAAGAEVAAGAEVAVGAEVAVGAEVAAGAVVAAGAEVAAGAEVAAGAEVAVGAEVAAGAEVAVGAEVAVGAEVAAGAEVAAGAEVAAGAEVAAGAEVAVGAEVAVGAEVAAGAEVAAGAEVAAGAEVAAGAEVAVGAEVAAGAEVAAGAEVAVGAEVAVGAEVAAGAEVAAGAEVAVGAEVAVGAEVAAGAEVAVGAEVAVGAEVAVGAEVAAGAEVAAGAEVAVGAEVAAGAEVAVGAEVAAGAEVAVGAVVAVGAEVAAGAEVAVGAEVAAGAEVAAGAEVAAGAEVAAGAEVAVGAVVAVGAEVAAGAEVAAGAEVAAGAEVAAGAEVAAGAEVAAGAEVAVGAEVAVGAEVAAGAEVAAGAEVAVGAEVAVGAEVAVGAEVAAGAEVAAGAEVAVGAEVAAGAEVAAGAEVAVGAEVAVGAEVAVGAEVTAEANIFHLKNGRSEITFI; encoded by the exons atgttctttttgctaACAATTAAATTGCAAAATGTGCAAGTTGTTTTATTCTGTGGCCTTGACGGTATTTTAATATTTGAGCTAATGGGGAGAGACAAAGGGGAAGCTGGTAGAGAGGTGGACGCAGGAGCAGAGGTGGCAGCAGGAGCAGAGGTTGCAGTAGGAGCAGAGGttgcagcaggagcagaggtGGCAGTAGGAGCAGTGGTTGCAGTAGGAGCAGAGGttgcagcaggagcagaggtTGCAGCAGGAGCAGTGGTTGCAGTAGGAGCAGAG GTTGCAGTAGGAGCAGAGGttgcagcaggagcagaggtGGCAGCAGGAGCAGAGGTTGCAGTAGGAGCAGAGGTTGCAGTAGGAGCAGAGGTGGCAGCAGGAGCAGTGGttgcagcaggagcagaggttgcagcaggagcagaggtGGCAGCAGGAGCAGAGGTTGCAGTAGGAGCAGAGGTGGCAGCAGGAGCAGAGGTTGCAGTAGGAGCAGAGGTTGCAGTAGGAGCAGAGGTGGCAGCAGGAGCAGAGGttgcagcaggagcagaggttgcagcaggagcagaggtGGCAGCAGGAGCAGAGGTTGCAGTAGGTGCAGAGGTTGCAGTAGGAGCAGAGGTGGCAGCAGGAGCAGAGGTGGCAGCAGGAGCAGAGGttgcagcaggagcagaggttgcagcaggagcagaggtTGCAGTAGGAGCAGAGGttgcagcaggagcagaggtGGCAGCAGGAGCAGAGGTTGCAGTAGGTGCAGAGGTTGCAGTAGGAGCAGAGGTGGCAGCAGGAGCAGAGGTGGCAGCAGGAGCAGAGGTTGCAGTAGGTGCAGAGGTTGCAGTAGGAGCAGAGGTGGCAGCAGGAGCAGAG GTTGCAGTAGGAGCAGAGGTGGCAGTAGGAGCAGAGGTGGCAGTAGGAGCAGAGGttgcagcaggagcagaggtGGCAGCAGGAGCAGAGGTGGCAGTAGGAGCAGAGGttgcagcaggagcagaggtTGCAGTAGGAGCAGAGGttgcagcaggagcagaggtTGCAGTAGGAGCAGTGGTTGCAGTAGGAGCAGAGGttgcagcaggagcagaggtGGCAGTAGGAGCAGAGGTGGCAGCAGGAGCAGAGGttgcagcaggagcagaggttgcagcaggagcagaggttgcagcaggagcagaggtTGCAGTAGGAGCAGTGGTTGCAGTAGGAGCAGAGGttgcagcaggagcagaggttgcagcaggagcagaggtggcagcaggagcagaggttgcagcaggagcagaggtggcagcaggagcagaggttgcagcaggagcagaggtTGCAGTAGGAGCAGAGGTGGCAGTAGGAGCAGAGGTGGCAGCAGGAGCAGAGGttgcagcaggagcagaggtTGCAGTAGGAGCAGAGGTGGCAGTAGGAGCAGAGGTTGCAGTAGGAGCAGAGGttgcagcaggagcagaggtGGCAGCAGGAGCAGAGGTTGCAGTAGGAGCAGAGGttgcagcaggagcagaggttgcagcaggagcagag gtTGCAGTAGGAGCAGAGGTTGCAGTAGGAGCAGAGGTTGCAGTAGGAGCAGAAGTCACTGCTGAGGCAAACATATTTCATCTTAAAAATGGAAGAagtgaaattacatttatttag
- the LOC127534530 gene encoding UDP-3-O-acylglucosamine N-acyltransferase-like isoform X14: MFFLLTIKLQNVQVVLFCGLDGILIFELMGRDKGEAGREVDAGAEVAAGAEVAVGAEVAAGAEVAVGAVVAVGAEVAAGAEVAAGAVVAVGAEVAAGAEVAAGAVVAAGAEVAAGAEVAAGAEVAVGAEVAAGAEVAVGAEVAVGAEVAAGAEVAAGAEVAAGAEVAAGAEVAVGAEVAVGAEVAAGAEVAAGAEVAAGAEVAAGAEVAVGAEVAAGAEVAAGAEVAVGAEVAVGAEVAAGAEVAAGAEVAVGAEVAVGAEVAAGAEVAVGAEVAVGAEVAVGAEVAAGAEVAAGAEVAVGAEVAAGAEVAVGAEVAAGAEVAVGAVVAVGAEVAAGAEVAVGAEVAAGAEVAAGAEVAAGAEVAAGAEVAVGAVVAVGAEVAAGAEVAAGAEVAAGAEVAAGAEVAAGAEVAAGAEVAVGAEVAVGAEVAAGAEVAAGAEVAVGAEVAVGAEVAVGAEVAAGAEVAAGAEVAVGAEVAAGAEVAAGAEVAVGAEVAVGAEVAVGAEVTAEANIFHLKNGRSEITFI, from the exons atgttctttttgctaACAATTAAATTGCAAAATGTGCAAGTTGTTTTATTCTGTGGCCTTGACGGTATTTTAATATTTGAGCTAATGGGGAGAGACAAAGGGGAAGCTGGTAGAGAGGTGGACGCAGGAGCAGAGGTGGCAGCAGGAGCAGAGGTTGCAGTAGGAGCAGAGGttgcagcaggagcagaggtGGCAGTAGGAGCAGTGGTTGCAGTAGGAGCAGAGGttgcagcaggagcagaggtTGCAGCAGGAGCAGTGGTTGCAGTAGGAGCAGAGGttgcagcaggagcagag GTGGCAGCAGGAGCAGTGGttgcagcaggagcagaggttgcagcaggagcagaggtGGCAGCAGGAGCAGAGGTTGCAGTAGGAGCAGAGGTGGCAGCAGGAGCAGAGGTTGCAGTAGGAGCAGAGGTTGCAGTAGGAGCAGAGGTGGCAGCAGGAGCAGAGGttgcagcaggagcagaggttgcagcaggagcagaggtGGCAGCAGGAGCAGAGGTTGCAGTAGGTGCAGAGGTTGCAGTAGGAGCAGAGGTGGCAGCAGGAGCAGAGGTGGCAGCAGGAGCAGAGGttgcagcaggagcagaggttgcagcaggagcagaggtTGCAGTAGGAGCAGAGGttgcagcaggagcagaggtGGCAGCAGGAGCAGAGGTTGCAGTAGGTGCAGAGGTTGCAGTAGGAGCAGAGGTGGCAGCAGGAGCAGAGGTGGCAGCAGGAGCAGAGGTTGCAGTAGGTGCAGAGGTTGCAGTAGGAGCAGAGGTGGCAGCAGGAGCAGAG GTTGCAGTAGGAGCAGAGGTGGCAGTAGGAGCAGAGGTGGCAGTAGGAGCAGAGGttgcagcaggagcagaggtGGCAGCAGGAGCAGAGGTGGCAGTAGGAGCAGAGGttgcagcaggagcagaggtTGCAGTAGGAGCAGAGGttgcagcaggagcagaggtTGCAGTAGGAGCAGTGGTTGCAGTAGGAGCAGAGGttgcagcaggagcagaggtGGCAGTAGGAGCAGAGGTGGCAGCAGGAGCAGAGGttgcagcaggagcagaggttgcagcaggagcagaggttgcagcaggagcagaggtTGCAGTAGGAGCAGTGGTTGCAGTAGGAGCAGAGGttgcagcaggagcagaggttgcagcaggagcagaggtggcagcaggagcagaggttgcagcaggagcagaggtggcagcaggagcagaggttgcagcaggagcagaggtTGCAGTAGGAGCAGAGGTGGCAGTAGGAGCAGAGGTGGCAGCAGGAGCAGAGGttgcagcaggagcagaggtTGCAGTAGGAGCAGAGGTGGCAGTAGGAGCAGAGGTTGCAGTAGGAGCAGAGGttgcagcaggagcagaggtGGCAGCAGGAGCAGAGGTTGCAGTAGGAGCAGAGGttgcagcaggagcagaggttgcagcaggagcagag gtTGCAGTAGGAGCAGAGGTTGCAGTAGGAGCAGAGGTTGCAGTAGGAGCAGAAGTCACTGCTGAGGCAAACATATTTCATCTTAAAAATGGAAGAagtgaaattacatttatttag
- the LOC127534530 gene encoding uncharacterized protein LOC127534530 isoform X23: MFFLLTIKLQNVQVVLFCGLDGILIFELMGRDKGEAGREVDAGAEVAAGAEVAVGAEVAAGAEVAVGAVVAVGAEVAAGAEVAAGAVVAVGAEVAVGAEVAAGAEVAAGAEVAVGAEVAVGAEVAAGAVVAAGAEVAAGAEVAAGAEVAVGAEVAAGAEVAVGAEVAVGAEVAAGAEVAAGAEVAAGAEVAAGAEVAVGAEVAVGAEVAAGAEVAAGAEVAAGAEVAAGAEVAAGAEVAAGAEVAVGAEVAVGAEVAVGAEVAVGAEVAAGAEVAAGAEVAVGAEVAAGAEVAVGAEVAAGAEVAVGAVVAVGAEVAAGAEVAVGAEVAAGAEVAAGAEVAAGAEVAAGAEVAVGAVVAVGAEVAAGAEVAAGAEVAAGAEVAAGAEVAAGAEVAAGAEVAVGAEVAVGAEVAAGAEVAAGAEVAVGAEVAVGAEVAVGAEVAAGAEVAAGAEVAVGAEVAAGAEVAAGAEVAVGAEVAVGAEVAVGAEVTAEANIFHLKNGRSEITFI; encoded by the exons atgttctttttgctaACAATTAAATTGCAAAATGTGCAAGTTGTTTTATTCTGTGGCCTTGACGGTATTTTAATATTTGAGCTAATGGGGAGAGACAAAGGGGAAGCTGGTAGAGAGGTGGACGCAGGAGCAGAGGTGGCAGCAGGAGCAGAGGTTGCAGTAGGAGCAGAGGttgcagcaggagcagaggtGGCAGTAGGAGCAGTGGTTGCAGTAGGAGCAGAGGttgcagcaggagcagaggtTGCAGCAGGAGCAGTGGTTGCAGTAGGAGCAGAG GTTGCAGTAGGAGCAGAGGttgcagcaggagcagaggtGGCAGCAGGAGCAGAGGTTGCAGTAGGAGCAGAGGTTGCAGTAGGAGCAGAGGTGGCAGCAGGAGCAGTGGttgcagcaggagcagaggttgcagcaggagcagaggtGGCAGCAGGAGCAGAGGTTGCAGTAGGAGCAGAGGTGGCAGCAGGAGCAGAGGTTGCAGTAGGAGCAGAGGTTGCAGTAGGAGCAGAGGTGGCAGCAGGAGCAGAGGttgcagcaggagcagaggttgcagcaggagcagaggtGGCAGCAGGAGCAGAGGTTGCAGTAGGTGCAGAGGTTGCAGTAGGAGCAGAGGTGGCAGCAGGAGCAGAGGTGGCAGCAGGAGCAGAGGttgcagcaggagcagaggttgcagcaggagcagag GttgcagcaggagcagaggtGGCAGCAGGAGCAGAGGTTGCAGTAGGTGCAGAGGTTGCAGTAGGAGCAGAGGTGGCAGTAGGAGCAGAGGTGGCAGTAGGAGCAGAGGttgcagcaggagcagaggtGGCAGCAGGAGCAGAGGTGGCAGTAGGAGCAGAGGttgcagcaggagcagaggtTGCAGTAGGAGCAGAGGttgcagcaggagcagaggtTGCAGTAGGAGCAGTGGTTGCAGTAGGAGCAGAGGttgcagcaggagcagaggtGGCAGTAGGAGCAGAGGTGGCAGCAGGAGCAGAGGttgcagcaggagcagaggttgcagcaggagcagaggttgcagcaggagcagaggtTGCAGTAGGAGCAGTGGTTGCAGTAGGAGCAGAGGttgcagcaggagcagaggttgcagcaggagcagaggtggcagcaggagcagaggttgcagcaggagcagaggtggcagcaggagcagaggttgcagcaggagcagaggtTGCAGTAGGAGCAGAGGTGGCAGTAGGAGCAGAGGTGGCAGCAGGAGCAGAGGttgcagcaggagcagaggtTGCAGTAGGAGCAGAGGTGGCAGTAGGAGCAGAGGTTGCAGTAGGAGCAGAGGttgcagcaggagcagaggtGGCAGCAGGAGCAGAGGTTGCAGTAGGAGCAGAGGttgcagcaggagcagaggttgcagcaggagcagag gtTGCAGTAGGAGCAGAGGTTGCAGTAGGAGCAGAGGTTGCAGTAGGAGCAGAAGTCACTGCTGAGGCAAACATATTTCATCTTAAAAATGGAAGAagtgaaattacatttatttag
- the LOC127534530 gene encoding UDP-3-O-acylglucosamine N-acyltransferase-like isoform X32, translating to MFFLLTIKLQNVQVVLFCGLDGILIFELMGRDKGEAGREVDAGAEVAAGAEVAVGAEVAAGAEVAVGAVVAVGAEVAAGAEVAAGAVVAVGAEVAVGAEVAAGAEVAAGAEVAVGAEVAVGAEVAAGAVVAAGAEVAAGAEVAAGAEVAVGAEVAAGAEVAVGAEVAVGAEVAAGAEVAAGAEVAAGAEVAAGAEVAVGAEVAVGAEVAAGAEVAAGAEVAAGAEVAAGAEVAAGAEVAAGAEVAVGAEVAAGAEVAAGAEVAVGAEVAAGAEVAVGAEVAAGAEVAVGAVVAVGAEVAAGAEVAVGAEVAAGAEVAAGAEVAAGAEVAAGAEVAVGAVVAVGAEVAAGAEVAAGAEVAAGAEVAAGAEVAAGAEVAAGAEVAVGAEVAVGAEVAAGAEVAAGAEVAVGAEVAVGAEVAVGAEVAAGAEVAAGAEVAVGAEVAAGAEVAAGAEVAVGAEVAVGAEVAVGAEVTAEANIFHLKNGRSEITFI from the exons atgttctttttgctaACAATTAAATTGCAAAATGTGCAAGTTGTTTTATTCTGTGGCCTTGACGGTATTTTAATATTTGAGCTAATGGGGAGAGACAAAGGGGAAGCTGGTAGAGAGGTGGACGCAGGAGCAGAGGTGGCAGCAGGAGCAGAGGTTGCAGTAGGAGCAGAGGttgcagcaggagcagaggtGGCAGTAGGAGCAGTGGTTGCAGTAGGAGCAGAGGttgcagcaggagcagaggtTGCAGCAGGAGCAGTGGTTGCAGTAGGAGCAGAG GTTGCAGTAGGAGCAGAGGttgcagcaggagcagaggtGGCAGCAGGAGCAGAGGTTGCAGTAGGAGCAGAGGTTGCAGTAGGAGCAGAGGTGGCAGCAGGAGCAGTGGttgcagcaggagcagaggttgcagcaggagcagaggtGGCAGCAGGAGCAGAGGTTGCAGTAGGAGCAGAGGTGGCAGCAGGAGCAGAGGTTGCAGTAGGAGCAGAGGTTGCAGTAGGAGCAGAGGTGGCAGCAGGAGCAGAGGttgcagcaggagcagaggttgcagcaggagcagaggtGGCAGCAGGAGCAGAGGTTGCAGTAGGTGCAGAGGTTGCAGTAGGAGCAGAGGTGGCAGCAGGAGCAGAGGTGGCAGCAGGAGCAGAGGttgcagcaggagcagaggttgcagcaggagcagag GttgcagcaggagcagaggtGGCAGCAGGAGCAGAGGTTGCAGTAG GAGCAGAGGttgcagcaggagcagaggtGGCAGCAGGAGCAGAGGTGGCAGTAGGAGCAGAGGttgcagcaggagcagaggtTGCAGTAGGAGCAGAGGttgcagcaggagcagaggtTGCAGTAGGAGCAGTGGTTGCAGTAGGAGCAGAGGttgcagcaggagcagaggtGGCAGTAGGAGCAGAGGTGGCAGCAGGAGCAGAGGttgcagcaggagcagaggttgcagcaggagcagaggttgcagcaggagcagaggtTGCAGTAGGAGCAGTGGTTGCAGTAGGAGCAGAGGttgcagcaggagcagaggttgcagcaggagcagaggtggcagcaggagcagaggttgcagcaggagcagaggtggcagcaggagcagaggttgcagcaggagcagaggtTGCAGTAGGAGCAGAGGTGGCAGTAGGAGCAGAGGTGGCAGCAGGAGCAGAGGttgcagcaggagcagaggtTGCAGTAGGAGCAGAGGTGGCAGTAGGAGCAGAGGTTGCAGTAGGAGCAGAGGttgcagcaggagcagaggtGGCAGCAGGAGCAGAGGTTGCAGTAGGAGCAGAGGttgcagcaggagcagaggttgcagcaggagcagag gtTGCAGTAGGAGCAGAGGTTGCAGTAGGAGCAGAGGTTGCAGTAGGAGCAGAAGTCACTGCTGAGGCAAACATATTTCATCTTAAAAATGGAAGAagtgaaattacatttatttag
- the LOC127534530 gene encoding UDP-3-O-acylglucosamine N-acyltransferase-like isoform X4: MFFLLTIKLQNVQVVLFCGLDGILIFELMGRDKGEAGREVDAGAEVAAGAEVAVGAEVAAGAEVAVGAVVAVGAEVAAGAEVAAGAVVAVGAEVAAGAEVAVGAEVAVGAEVAAGAVVAAGAEVAAGAEVAAGAEVAVGAEVAAGAEVAVGAEVAVGAEVAAGAEVAAGAEVAAGAEVAAGAEVAVGAEVAVGAEVAAGAEVAAGAEVAAGAEVAAGAEVAVGAEVAAGAEVAAGAEVAVGAEVAVGAEVAAGAEVAAGAEVAVGAEVAVGAEVAAGAEVAVGAEVAVGAEVAVGAEVAAGAEVAAGAEVAVGAEVAAGAEVAVGAEVAAGAEVAVGAVVAVGAEVAAGAEVAVGAEVAAGAEVAAGAEVAAGAEVAAGAEVAVGAVVAVGAEVAAGAEVAAGAEVAAGAEVAAGAEVAAGAEVAAGAEVAVGAEVAVGAEVAAGAEVAAGAEVAVGAEVAVGAEVAVGAEVAAGAEVAAGAEVAVGAEVAAGAEVAAGAEVAVGAEVAVGAEVAVGAEVTAEANIFHLKNGRSEITFI; the protein is encoded by the exons atgttctttttgctaACAATTAAATTGCAAAATGTGCAAGTTGTTTTATTCTGTGGCCTTGACGGTATTTTAATATTTGAGCTAATGGGGAGAGACAAAGGGGAAGCTGGTAGAGAGGTGGACGCAGGAGCAGAGGTGGCAGCAGGAGCAGAGGTTGCAGTAGGAGCAGAGGttgcagcaggagcagaggtGGCAGTAGGAGCAGTGGTTGCAGTAGGAGCAGAGGttgcagcaggagcagaggtTGCAGCAGGAGCAGTGGTTGCAGTAGGAGCAGAGGttgcagcaggagcagag GTTGCAGTAGGAGCAGAGGTTGCAGTAGGAGCAGAGGTGGCAGCAGGAGCAGTGGttgcagcaggagcagaggttgcagcaggagcagaggtGGCAGCAGGAGCAGAGGTTGCAGTAGGAGCAGAGGTGGCAGCAGGAGCAGAGGTTGCAGTAGGAGCAGAGGTTGCAGTAGGAGCAGAGGTGGCAGCAGGAGCAGAGGttgcagcaggagcagaggttgcagcaggagcagaggtGGCAGCAGGAGCAGAGGTTGCAGTAGGTGCAGAGGTTGCAGTAGGAGCAGAGGTGGCAGCAGGAGCAGAGGTGGCAGCAGGAGCAGAGGttgcagcaggagcagaggttgcagcaggagcagaggtTGCAGTAGGAGCAGAGGttgcagcaggagcagaggtGGCAGCAGGAGCAGAGGTTGCAGTAGGTGCAGAGGTTGCAGTAGGAGCAGAGGTGGCAGCAGGAGCAGAGGTGGCAGCAGGAGCAGAGGTTGCAGTAGGTGCAGAGGTTGCAGTAGGAGCAGAGGTGGCAGCAGGAGCAGAG GTTGCAGTAGGAGCAGAGGTGGCAGTAGGAGCAGAGGTGGCAGTAGGAGCAGAGGttgcagcaggagcagaggtGGCAGCAGGAGCAGAGGTGGCAGTAGGAGCAGAGGttgcagcaggagcagaggtTGCAGTAGGAGCAGAGGttgcagcaggagcagaggtTGCAGTAGGAGCAGTGGTTGCAGTAGGAGCAGAGGttgcagcaggagcagaggtGGCAGTAGGAGCAGAGGTGGCAGCAGGAGCAGAGGttgcagcaggagcagaggttgcagcaggagcagaggttgcagcaggagcagaggtTGCAGTAGGAGCAGTGGTTGCAGTAGGAGCAGAGGttgcagcaggagcagaggttgcagcaggagcagaggtggcagcaggagcagaggttgcagcaggagcagaggtggcagcaggagcagaggttgcagcaggagcagaggtTGCAGTAGGAGCAGAGGTGGCAGTAGGAGCAGAGGTGGCAGCAGGAGCAGAGGttgcagcaggagcagaggtTGCAGTAGGAGCAGAGGTGGCAGTAGGAGCAGAGGTTGCAGTAGGAGCAGAGGttgcagcaggagcagaggtGGCAGCAGGAGCAGAGGTTGCAGTAGGAGCAGAGGttgcagcaggagcagaggttgcagcaggagcagag gtTGCAGTAGGAGCAGAGGTTGCAGTAGGAGCAGAGGTTGCAGTAGGAGCAGAAGTCACTGCTGAGGCAAACATATTTCATCTTAAAAATGGAAGAagtgaaattacatttatttag